A region of the Apium graveolens cultivar Ventura chromosome 6, ASM990537v1, whole genome shotgun sequence genome:
AGACGAGTTTTTGTTTGAGTAAAAGTCTATATATTCAAATATGATATGTCTGTATTCGTATTCATATCCGCATCGATCGAATTTAAAAATTGGATAATATTCGCTTGAAATCGGATACGGATTATATCAACTTTAAAGATGTAGAGACCGAAATCAAATTGAGCCCTAAATTCCACGCCTAACGTAGTGCGCCCGAGATTTTTTGGGAGAGAAGAGAGGAGAAGAGATGGGAGGAGAAATgatagaagaaaataaatcaGTCGTATTGCTCCCGAATTTGTGCAAAAAATGAGAGAAACCGATAAAAAAAGAAAGTAATGTAAGAGGATCTTTTCAAATTTCCCAATTTTGGGAAGAAAATTTTGGGGATAGTTATAAAAATTTTCTCTCCGACCATTTTTTTTTCTCTCACGAAAAAATTCGGGAGCACAACTGGGAAAGGAAAATTTTCTCTACTCTTATCTTCTCTCCATTTTTAAACTGGGAGCGCAACGTAAATCTGATCGCTGTAAATCTGATCGCTGAAAAGAGGTCAGTCGGATCGGGTTATATTGTTTATCCAACGCTGATTCAATTTAACTCTACACCAATTCAAGCTTGACTTGGGGTTTAAGAGGGAAACCACAATTCGTAAATTTATTTTGAGCTGCTTCGGTCTCTTGCCCTTTCTCTAGACTCCAGGTATATCTAAATTTCTCAAATTTCATTCTTATTCAATTCACAACCCTAATTATTTCAAATTAGGGTTTTATCACTAACTTCTAATCAAATTAATCACTCGTTCTGTTTATACATAATAATTGTGTAGGGATATACATAATGAATCCATTGACGTTGGTGAAGCGTATACAAAATATCAATTCAAAAGAAGCATCATTGGGTATATCGGAAGATGCTTCTTGGCATGCTGTTTATAAACAGTCTGCTTATGTTTATGTCGGTGGGATTCCATTTGATCTCACCGAAGGCGATCTTCTCGCTGTTTTCGCTCAGTATGTTGTTCTTTTCCCTACTTCTTTAATCTCGTATTTTCTTATTCCTAGTTTTTGTTTAATTAAAGTTATAATGTGTGTTTGATATTACATTGTTGATTGTAAGTTAGGGTAAATATTGTATCTATGTGATGCGTAGTTGTAGTTGCATATGAGTAGTATGTTTTTACGTGTTTGATGAATATATGTGATTTTAAATTGTGtttattgatttttttttgtgtGCAGATATGGGGAGATTGTTGATGTTAATCTCGTGAGAGATAAAGGCACGGGAAAATCGAAAGGTTTTGCTTTTGTTGCTTATGAGGATCAGAGAAGTACAAATCTTGCTGTGGATAATCTGAATGGGGCTCAAATACTTGGGAGAATTATACGGGTTGATCATGTTAGCAAGtacaagaagaaagaagaagaagatgaggaGTTGGAGCAGCAAAAGAGGGAGGAACGGGGTGTATGCCGTGCTTTTCAGAAGGGCGAGTGCACCCGTGGTGATGGATGCAAGTTTTCTCATAATGCACAAGTATGAGCAGTCCTACTCTCTCCATATATATTTTCTTTccatagtactagagtctatgCAAATGAAGTTACAAAGGTTATACGGAGTTCTCTCTGAGTTGCATGTGGTTCTTGCTACTTTTAACGCCTCACTGTATCAAATAGTTTTGGAGTTATTTTTTAAGTGTCCCTTTACGGCGAAATGATTTGTTTGTCCTTCCTTTCTCTCACTGCTTGTATCTAAGGAAATTGGTCAGCATTTAGGTGCCGCTTGGACATGGTATTCTATCCCAGTTAATGGGAAGAGAATGAGATTTCAATACAAAAATGTAGTAAAACTAATTCCTTTTGACTAAGATGGAATCTCATGATCCATATGGCACCTTAAATATATATGGACATAGTAGACCTGTTTTCAGTCAAGGCCAGATAATCGGAAAAGCATTAAGCATTATCATGCTCTAAAAGTGCAACAAGTTATCATTAGTGTAGTGGAGTAACTGATGCGGTAATTGTCTTGCTAATCTCCACATACTTTTAGAAAATTTTCAGTGGACTTGCATTATCTGTTCAATGACAGTGCACATGATTAATATAATATGTGGCATTTCTTCAAGTGTCACATATGCAACATACTTTAGGGTTAATGGTCCTTTAGTTTTTGTACTTGGGGTTGGTATATGTATGACCTAAAATTTATGTACTTCCAGATACTTCTGTCAGCAAAATTATAAAAACGAACAGAATCGTCCCTAGAGAATTAGTTTGCTTCAGCGTCAGAACAAGTACTTGGTCATGGTATGCCAGTATATTTCTATAGACACTGCCATGCTGGGAATAACCTAGCCACTTTATCTCTTTGAAACTCGATACATATCTCTTTTGGGAGTACAATGAGGATAACACATAGGAACTACAAAATGAGATGCATATTGAATTTGttaagaaattctgaaatggttGAAGTGATATGCCAAAATAAAAAGGAGATGACTTTTTCTAAAGTCCCAAACTGAAAGTGGGAAAACTTTCTCCACAATCTATATCCCCAGTTGTCGGCCACCATTCTTATGTGCAACACTTGGGACAGACTACCAATAAAACTGCTCAGAGACCGTTTCCCTAATAGGAGCCCTAGTTTATTTCAGTCAAATATGTCTCTTTAGCACCATACTTTCTATTACAATTCTATCTTATTATTTGTCATACTCAGCACAAGCCTTTCTTTTCTCTGCTGGATTCTTTAGCCATCACTGCTGTTTTAGTTGGTGATACTTTGTGTTGATAAATTATTCACAGCTCTTCTTGGATTTTGTTAGCCTAAAACTTACATTATAAATGTTTTAAGTCATTAAATAGGCCTAAAATTTAAAAACACGATCCGCTACACAAAATTTTTCGAGTTTAATACGAGAGATATTCCAATAACCAGAAATTAAGAAGTCAATTTgctgtttataatttttattatgaagcaccctatccttttgaaattttgtAAAACTCAtgtttataatttattataaacaTTCTCAAAGTTTAGATTTGCAGACGTGCATTTTCCAAGGGAATTATAAGTTTAATACTTGCATATGGTTAGATTGCGAGCTTATATTCTTCCTTGGCTTTCTTACATTGAAGCTGGATAAACATTTCTTCCACAATAAAATGGGGGTATTTAGACTACACAACCAACGAACAATGTCTTTTTATTGCTTTAAAAGAAGAAATCTGGATCACATGTTTTGTACACATGTGTAGTACATAGAATCGAAAAGCGTGACATGAATTTTAgcttataaatatatataattcaaTCTTGTTGGGATCACTTCACTACTTTATCCCCACAAACTTGTGATTTTCTATGACGATATTATGCTTTTGTTTGATGAATTTGTTAATTTGGGTTAATTGTCAAATATCTGTTATATATTGATACGGATTTGGGATATCAAATGTTTTCCTTATAATTTTCACATTAGAGTTTTAGTTATTATATAGCTTGCATAGATAATCTGAAAGTTTTATGAGTAAATTGAATTTGTTAGAAACAGGAGACTATCATCATACATCTGTTCTCTAAGCAATTTTTTCGTAAAGGTTATGGTTTTTCAAACTCTTTGGAAAATTTACACATTAGTCTCTATTGAACTGTTGGTCTTGTCACTGGATAGCATACtaaatttattttctttatacACAGAGAGCTGCAAACACTGGCTGGGGTGCTGATGATCACAAAAGGTCAAGACGGGGGGGAGATGACaagtttgatgattcagaaaggAATGTGAGAAATGCCGGCCAGATGAGTCGTGTTCGAGACTCTGCTGCTCAGGTTGGGCGTATATCAACTGATGAAGAGACAAGAGATTCTAGAGTGCATGTAAATGGCCGTGAGATGGACATGCATCATAAGCGAACTGAATCAAATTCTTATGAGCGAAATGAGAAAGTTATTGAGAAACGAGTTGAGAGGCAGGAGAGGGAATCAAATTACAAGGATAACTGTGACAGGCATGGACTTGAGGGAAGGTCAAGAGGACATGATTTTGAAGCAAATTCAAGGGAACATGATGATAGGCGAGGAGAGAAGGGATCAAGAAAGGCCGAGTCAGTATCATATCGCAGAGAAGACCTTGAGAACAGGGGAAAGGACAAGCGATTGCTCCATGCTAGAGATTCTTCCCCCCGTCGTCATAGAGGGATAGATGAAGATAGGTCACGTAAATCACGCAGATAAAATGGTAAGGATGAATTAAATGTAAAAACTCTGTTTTTTTAAATTACTGATGTACAAGGGTTACTGTGTTTTTGGCTACAATTACAGGGTAACCAGGTGAGTTAATTTTGGTACATCTGTCACTTTCAACTGTTTGTATTACCTTTGCATTTTAATATTTTTACTAATTATGATTTCCTACATAAATATCTATATTTTCAGACCTATTTTACATCTATGATGGAAGTTATCTTATACTAAAAGTTACAACTGTTCCTCTGGCCGACCGACAAGGTTTTGTTCCTAGATTTGCCATTATCTGTTTATGATGATAAAACATCCCGCTGCGGTTGATTATTGGAAattaaatttgtaaaaatattaaaataatgtTTCGAAGATCTAAAttggattattattattattattattttaaattatcaTTCATATCCTTTAACCAAAGAACACAACAAAAACACCAAAATTTTGTAAGGGAGAACACTCCTTAGCCTGAACAATACAAAGATGCATTACAAAATCTGAAGTCTCAGATGATCGAAGATCCCTTTGAAGTCTTGAATTCCTGGATTGATTCCGTTCATTTCTGTCTATGGACTGGAGTAACCAGAGAGTTATTTCTCTTGATCTTAAAGGTCAGAATTTGGCTGGAATCCTATCACCCCATGTTGGAAACCTTTCATATCTTGGTCTGCTTGATGTAGCTGAAAATTCTTTTCATGGTATCATTCCTCCACAACTTGGTTTCTTGGCTAGGCTTCAAACTCTGAACTTGAGTAATAATATTTTTGAAGGTGAAATTTCTTTCGATCTGTCTCGTTGTTCCAACTTGTACAACCTTGCACTAGATCGCCACCATCTTGAGGGTAATATTCCTCCACAACTGGGTTCTTTGTCAAAGCTGGCGACCCTTTATTTCAGAAACAGCAACCTCAGTGGAATTATCCCGGCTTCTATTGGGAACCTCACGTCTCTCCAAGAGCTTTATATCTCATATAATAATTTAGAGGGACAAGTTCCAAATTCTATGGCTCAGTTAAGAAGCCTGAAAATTCTCTTTCTGGTGAATTCCCAAGTGTATAATTTACAATTTATCTTCACTAGTGTTATTATCCCTCCCTGTCTTTAAACAAACTGGATGGTACAATTCCCATAAACAGACTGGGGAACTGCAAATATCTGCAATCCTTGGATCTTTCCAGAAACAGACTGGATGGTACAATTCCCATAGACCTTCTAAGAGTTTCATCACTTTCGGTGATTTTCAATTTGTCTCGTATTTCTTTCTCAGGGAACT
Encoded here:
- the LOC141668581 gene encoding zinc finger CCCH domain-containing protein 25, with protein sequence MNPLTLVKRIQNINSKEASLGISEDASWHAVYKQSAYVYVGGIPFDLTEGDLLAVFAQYGEIVDVNLVRDKGTGKSKGFAFVAYEDQRSTNLAVDNLNGAQILGRIIRVDHVSKYKKKEEEDEELEQQKREERGVCRAFQKGECTRGDGCKFSHNAQRAANTGWGADDHKRSRRGGDDKFDDSERNVRNAGQMSRVRDSAAQVGRISTDEETRDSRVHVNGREMDMHHKRTESNSYERNEKVIEKRVERQERESNYKDNCDRHGLEGRSRGHDFEANSREHDDRRGEKGSRKAESVSYRREDLENRGKDKRLLHARDSSPRRHRGIDEDRSRKSRR